A portion of the Pseudoalteromonas luteoviolacea genome contains these proteins:
- a CDS encoding glycoside hydrolase family 97 protein, producing the protein MHYSSSFCSAVCLTVSLFTLSPAVYAANFNVSSPDQQLTFTISDDHTQPRYQVAFKGQTVINPSTLGFDFARAPSMRNNLYISSAERKSHHETWQQPWGEARNIVDHHNELLVTFADKDSKAVQYRIRIRVFDDGLGFRYEVNQDEARYITRELTEFSITDSGESTAWWVPARGWNRYEYTYNTTPLHNAAHVHTPFTFKNKHGIHLSIHEAALVDYAGMTLNQRRPGTFISDLTPWSDGIAVKTNGRFHSPWRTIQVSEKAKDLLNSHLILNLNEPNKLGDVSWVEPGKYTGIWWGMHIGKHTWGSGDKHGATTERTKKYLSFAAEHGFDGVLVEGWNTGWDGDWFYNGDVFSFTQPYPDFDFKAIKAHADKVGAKLIGHHETSGNVSNYRNQMDAAFKLYAKNNVSQIKTGYVADGGNIKRIDERGHARFEWHDGQFMVNEYLDNIKLAAKYKLSINTHEPIKDTGLRRTYPNWMTREGARGQEFNAWGTPPNPPEHIPMLAFTRMLSGPMDFTPGIFDMGFNGLGDKTNRPQTTLAKQLAQYVVLYSPVQMAADLPENYLAKPDAFQFIKDVPTDWEQSIALAGEVGDYVVFARQERARGKYTGKDWYLGAITDEHARKVDVKLDFLTADTRYEAHIYQDGKDANWQDNPYALDIKKQIVTAKDSLTLQLATSGGAAIRFKAL; encoded by the coding sequence ATGCACTATTCAAGTTCATTTTGCTCAGCAGTTTGCCTGACGGTCAGTTTATTCACACTCTCACCAGCTGTGTATGCTGCCAACTTTAATGTCTCATCCCCTGACCAGCAGCTTACCTTCACTATCAGTGATGACCACACTCAGCCAAGATATCAAGTTGCCTTTAAGGGTCAAACAGTGATCAACCCTTCCACATTGGGGTTTGACTTTGCCAGGGCACCATCAATGCGAAATAACTTGTATATCAGCAGTGCTGAGCGTAAATCGCATCATGAAACTTGGCAGCAACCTTGGGGTGAAGCGAGAAACATTGTCGATCACCACAATGAACTGTTGGTTACTTTTGCAGATAAAGACAGCAAAGCGGTGCAATATCGAATACGTATTCGTGTCTTTGATGACGGCCTTGGATTTCGTTACGAAGTCAATCAAGATGAAGCCAGATATATTACTCGCGAGCTTACTGAATTCAGCATTACGGATAGTGGTGAAAGTACTGCGTGGTGGGTCCCGGCGCGAGGCTGGAACCGCTATGAATACACTTACAATACCACACCACTGCATAATGCTGCCCATGTGCACACGCCTTTCACATTTAAAAACAAACACGGCATCCACTTAAGTATTCATGAAGCCGCACTGGTAGATTATGCCGGTATGACACTGAATCAGCGCAGGCCGGGTACTTTCATAAGCGATTTAACACCATGGTCTGATGGCATCGCGGTGAAAACCAACGGTCGCTTTCATTCCCCATGGCGCACCATTCAAGTTAGTGAGAAAGCCAAAGATTTATTGAACTCGCACCTGATCTTAAACCTCAATGAGCCTAACAAACTCGGTGATGTGTCTTGGGTTGAACCAGGAAAATATACAGGGATTTGGTGGGGCATGCATATCGGCAAGCACACTTGGGGCAGCGGTGACAAACATGGTGCCACCACAGAGCGCACCAAAAAATATTTAAGCTTTGCCGCAGAGCATGGCTTTGATGGTGTGTTAGTTGAAGGCTGGAACACCGGATGGGACGGAGATTGGTTCTATAACGGTGACGTATTTAGCTTTACACAGCCATATCCTGATTTTGACTTTAAGGCCATCAAGGCACATGCCGATAAAGTGGGTGCAAAACTCATTGGTCATCACGAAACCTCTGGCAACGTCAGTAACTATCGCAACCAAATGGACGCGGCATTTAAGCTATACGCGAAAAATAATGTCAGCCAAATCAAAACAGGTTACGTCGCTGATGGCGGCAATATCAAACGTATTGATGAGCGCGGCCATGCTCGCTTTGAATGGCATGATGGTCAGTTCATGGTGAATGAATACCTAGACAACATCAAGCTTGCTGCAAAATACAAGCTCAGCATTAACACCCATGAACCCATTAAAGATACGGGGCTACGCCGTACATATCCAAACTGGATGACCCGCGAAGGCGCGCGCGGCCAAGAGTTTAATGCATGGGGCACGCCACCTAACCCACCAGAGCACATTCCCATGCTGGCATTTACGCGCATGCTATCAGGCCCAATGGACTTTACACCCGGTATTTTTGACATGGGCTTTAACGGCCTAGGTGATAAAACAAACCGCCCGCAAACCACACTCGCAAAACAACTTGCCCAATACGTGGTGTTATATAGCCCTGTGCAAATGGCGGCGGATTTACCAGAAAATTACCTCGCAAAACCGGATGCATTTCAATTTATCAAAGATGTACCGACGGACTGGGAACAGAGCATCGCTTTGGCGGGTGAAGTCGGAGACTATGTGGTATTTGCTCGTCAAGAACGTGCTCGCGGTAAGTACACAGGTAAAGATTGGTACTTAGGCGCAATTACAGATGAACATGCGCGAAAAGTTGATGTGAAACTCGACTTTTTAACAGCAGATACACGCTACGAAGCGCACATTTATCAAGATGGCAAAGATGCCAATTGGCAAGATAACCCATACGCACTGGACATCAAAAAACAAATCGTCACCGCCAAAGACAGTTTGACACTGCAACTGGCCACCAGCGGCGGCGCTGCAATTCGCTTTAAAGCCCTTTAA
- a CDS encoding GlxA family transcriptional regulator — protein MSQTVGFFIYDEFQTVDLAGPLDAFATVNDLLSKEAYKLVTIADEMLPIRAESGLKTLADDTLINCQALDVLVIIGGRGCHRVINNQAAMAQLRRLAQSAKRVVSICTGAFIVAALWPERVLTLATHWDFSQRLAAQFPCVQVVSDKLFVQSDEVYSSGGLTAGIDLALSLIAKDHGAAMAQRVAQYMVMYVRRSGDQRQYSSLLSAQQTLSQRFQSAIDFVQDNIDKPLSVEILADQVALSPRHFQRVFTEKMGIAPMRFVQNLRLEKAKGLLCTSEHSIAHISVLTGFGSPPLLTRKFTQAYGVTPTQYRENFTAEVNE, from the coding sequence ATGTCACAAACCGTGGGTTTTTTTATTTATGATGAATTTCAAACTGTTGATTTAGCGGGTCCACTAGATGCATTTGCCACCGTAAATGATCTACTGTCCAAAGAAGCATATAAGTTAGTTACGATAGCGGATGAAATGCTGCCAATTCGTGCTGAAAGTGGTTTGAAGACATTGGCCGATGACACCCTCATAAATTGCCAGGCGCTTGATGTGTTGGTGATTATTGGCGGGCGAGGGTGTCATCGTGTCATCAATAATCAAGCCGCAATGGCACAACTACGTCGGCTGGCACAAAGTGCTAAACGCGTTGTGAGTATCTGTACTGGTGCATTTATTGTCGCAGCGCTGTGGCCTGAACGCGTACTCACATTGGCAACCCATTGGGACTTTTCACAGCGGCTTGCGGCGCAATTTCCATGTGTGCAAGTGGTGTCCGATAAGCTATTTGTACAAAGCGATGAAGTATATTCTTCGGGGGGGCTTACAGCGGGTATTGATCTTGCTCTGAGTCTCATTGCAAAAGATCATGGTGCAGCAATGGCACAACGCGTTGCACAATATATGGTGATGTATGTCAGGCGCAGTGGCGATCAACGTCAGTACTCTAGTCTGCTGAGCGCCCAACAAACGTTATCACAGCGCTTTCAAAGTGCCATAGACTTTGTACAAGACAATATCGATAAACCTTTATCAGTCGAAATATTAGCTGATCAAGTTGCGTTGAGCCCTCGACATTTCCAGCGGGTTTTTACAGAGAAAATGGGTATAGCCCCCATGCGCTTTGTACAAAATTTAAGGTTGGAAAAAGCCAAGGGGTTATTGTGTACATCTGAGCACTCGATAGCCCATATAAGCGTGTTGACAGGTTTTGGTTCACCTCCGTTATTAACTCGAAAATTCACCCAAGCGTATGGCGTGACGCCAACACAATATCGCGAAAATTTTACTGCAGAGGTTAACGAATGA
- a CDS encoding DJ-1/PfpI family protein: protein MKRTILAWLMCLYCMKGYTHSTDEDAFHVGVLLFEGAQAIDFVGPIEVFGQAGFRLTTVSKTGNEITTAMGLKVTPAQSFANNTVFDAVLIPGGNINGAFINDEQVQNWIKAQSREAHYVMSVCNGAFILANTGLLNGLYATTIEKAFDSFAQQYPLVKLAKDKKLTDNGKILTTAGLSSGIDGALSLVAKVNGMRSARTVAAKIEYDWTPNGGYIRGKMADRILPEFNDLPESISLASRTFHYGDEQNWYNGYTFELKNTESSALFSWLNQQMTNAGWQAASTENTRAWSKQVGEAQWLLHMSVKHQTGSLYTAQLTLNRQI from the coding sequence ATGAAAAGAACAATCCTAGCATGGTTGATGTGTTTGTATTGTATGAAAGGGTATACCCACTCTACTGATGAAGATGCCTTTCATGTCGGTGTCTTGTTATTTGAAGGTGCTCAGGCCATTGATTTTGTGGGGCCTATAGAAGTGTTCGGTCAAGCAGGGTTCCGATTGACGACAGTGAGCAAGACGGGGAATGAAATCACCACAGCAATGGGGTTGAAGGTGACGCCAGCACAAAGTTTTGCAAATAACACTGTGTTTGACGCGGTGCTTATTCCTGGCGGTAATATCAATGGCGCTTTTATCAATGATGAACAAGTGCAAAATTGGATTAAAGCGCAAAGCCGCGAGGCGCATTATGTGATGTCTGTGTGTAATGGCGCGTTTATTTTGGCCAATACTGGGCTGCTGAATGGTCTTTACGCGACAACCATTGAAAAAGCGTTCGACAGTTTTGCACAGCAGTATCCTTTGGTAAAGTTGGCAAAAGATAAAAAGCTAACTGATAACGGTAAAATACTCACAACGGCTGGTTTATCCTCGGGTATTGACGGCGCACTTTCCTTGGTTGCAAAAGTGAATGGTATGCGATCTGCGCGTACTGTGGCGGCAAAAATTGAGTATGATTGGACGCCTAATGGAGGTTACATTCGCGGAAAAATGGCTGACCGCATACTGCCTGAGTTTAATGACTTACCTGAAAGCATTAGTTTAGCGTCTCGCACTTTCCACTATGGTGATGAGCAAAACTGGTATAACGGCTACACATTTGAGTTAAAAAATACCGAGTCTTCCGCGTTATTCTCATGGCTTAACCAGCAAATGACTAATGCAGGATGGCAAGCAGCCAGTACGGAAAATACACGTGCTTGGTCAAAACAGGTAGGCGAAGCACAGTGGTTACTGCATATGAGTGTAAAACATCAAACAGGATCCTTGTACACCGCACAATTGACGCTCAATCGCCAAATTTAG
- a CDS encoding MFS transporter, with translation MEKQLFGRFTPSPMSFLVLATIVMAMAFAGWTAMLNNFAVEAADFTGANMGMLQSLREIPGFLAFTAVFILLVLKEQTFAVVSLCVLSIGVAITGFFPTIYGLYATTVLMSIGFHYFETLNQSLSLQWFKKDEAAEKLGKLLSIKSMAALGTFAVIWVGFTWLQSDYVWMYLLIGGAGLAVTLFMAMTHRQFVAASPQNKKLILRKEYSLYYLLVFFSGARRQIFMVFAGFLMVEKFGYDVAEITALYMLNHVINIFLAPKIGSWIGRIGEQKALTVEYIGLILVFVGYALVESSQLAAVLYVIDHIFFAMAIALKTYFQKIARPEDIAATAGVSFTINHIAAVVIPASFGVVWLYDQSLVFYFGAALAACSLLLSQFITPHLRKLNAAEAASNSA, from the coding sequence ATGGAAAAACAACTATTTGGGCGGTTTACCCCCTCACCAATGAGCTTTTTAGTGTTAGCCACCATCGTTATGGCGATGGCATTCGCTGGTTGGACTGCCATGTTAAATAACTTTGCGGTGGAAGCGGCAGACTTTACCGGTGCAAACATGGGCATGTTGCAATCTTTACGCGAAATTCCCGGTTTTCTTGCCTTTACCGCGGTGTTTATTTTGTTGGTGTTAAAAGAGCAAACCTTTGCGGTGGTGAGCTTGTGTGTGTTGTCTATTGGGGTCGCAATTACAGGCTTTTTTCCGACCATTTATGGCTTATATGCCACCACCGTGTTGATGTCTATTGGCTTTCATTATTTCGAGACATTAAATCAATCATTGAGCCTACAATGGTTTAAAAAAGATGAAGCTGCCGAGAAATTAGGCAAGCTTTTATCTATTAAATCAATGGCTGCACTGGGGACATTTGCGGTGATCTGGGTGGGCTTTACTTGGTTGCAAAGTGACTATGTGTGGATGTATTTGTTAATAGGTGGCGCAGGCCTTGCCGTGACGCTATTTATGGCGATGACACATCGACAGTTTGTGGCAGCGTCACCACAGAATAAAAAGCTGATATTGCGCAAAGAATACAGCTTGTATTACTTGCTGGTATTCTTCTCCGGCGCACGTCGACAAATTTTTATGGTGTTTGCAGGCTTTTTGATGGTCGAGAAGTTTGGCTATGATGTCGCAGAAATTACCGCGTTGTATATGCTTAACCACGTCATTAATATCTTTTTGGCGCCAAAAATAGGCAGTTGGATAGGACGTATTGGCGAGCAAAAAGCACTGACGGTTGAGTACATAGGGTTGATCCTTGTATTTGTCGGATATGCGCTGGTGGAATCTTCACAGTTAGCGGCAGTGTTATATGTGATAGACCATATTTTCTTCGCGATGGCGATTGCATTAAAGACGTATTTTCAGAAGATTGCGCGACCTGAAGATATTGCCGCAACGGCTGGGGTGAGCTTTACCATCAACCATATTGCCGCGGTAGTGATCCCTGCTAGTTTTGGTGTGGTGTGGTTATACGACCAATCATTGGTGTTTTATTTCGGTGCTGCACTGGCTGCATGTTCTTTGTTATTGAGTCAGTTTATTACCCCGCACTTACGCAAATTAAATGCCGCTGAAGCAGCCTCAAACAGCGCATGA
- a CDS encoding AraC family transcriptional regulator has product MTENLSKQTNQPWLKVKSRFKRKQLGRPVFPRATTMPEWEHVEEHTHTWGQLTYISDGVMTIFTPQGSFVIPPQQALWIPPNVAHETYCRYGGHFRSVYIDQKYQCVLGSQAKSLVVDPLLKAMILEICTWSDNYTLDDKTLRFVEVFIDRLEQAPTSDFFIPRAQDARLHPIVSELYANPGSPLTLEQWGQTVGASSRTLNRLFHKSFDMGFSQWKQKLRALRAVEMLNAGQSQQAIAQQLGFESSSAFNTAFKKVLGVPPKQYIKA; this is encoded by the coding sequence ATGACAGAGAATTTATCAAAACAGACAAATCAGCCTTGGCTAAAAGTAAAATCTCGTTTCAAACGTAAGCAATTAGGCAGACCAGTATTCCCTCGAGCGACAACTATGCCAGAGTGGGAACATGTGGAAGAGCACACGCATACATGGGGTCAACTCACCTACATCAGTGATGGCGTCATGACCATTTTCACGCCGCAAGGCAGCTTTGTGATCCCACCCCAACAAGCGTTGTGGATCCCACCGAATGTCGCACACGAAACCTATTGTCGCTATGGTGGCCATTTCCGCAGTGTGTACATAGATCAAAAGTATCAATGTGTACTGGGTAGCCAAGCTAAGTCGTTGGTGGTAGACCCGCTATTAAAAGCCATGATCTTGGAGATCTGTACTTGGTCTGATAATTACACTTTAGATGATAAAACCCTGCGCTTTGTGGAAGTCTTCATTGACCGCTTGGAGCAGGCACCCACCAGCGATTTTTTTATTCCCAGAGCCCAAGATGCCCGCTTACACCCAATTGTATCTGAGCTCTACGCTAATCCTGGTAGTCCACTCACACTGGAGCAATGGGGGCAAACCGTCGGCGCATCGAGTCGCACATTAAATCGCTTATTTCACAAAAGCTTTGACATGGGATTTAGCCAATGGAAGCAGAAGCTCAGAGCGCTGCGCGCAGTAGAAATGCTCAACGCTGGACAATCTCAACAAGCCATTGCTCAGCAGTTAGGGTTTGAGTCTAGCAGCGCATTTAATACCGCATTTAAAAAAGTGCTAGGCGTGCCTCCTAAACAATACATAAAGGCCTAG
- a CDS encoding family 20 glycosylhydrolase gives MLRFVLLIIGFFHLPAWAAKSNLHLMPYPHSITLEEGTFDASMPLRVYLPNLSKQRSQYLKRQLRDTFSNIRFTQKMGRADIIFDITGTSALHPSINQNESYQLAITPKGIKIHASQYWGINYALQTLRQLAYQFPSQIPAMIIDDTPRFAWRGLMIDSARHFIPLDDIKRQINGMVSAKLNVLHWHLTDDQGWRFASVNYPKLQQLASNNQYYTQAEMTEIVAYASVRGIRVIPEIDLPGHASALAVAYPELMANPGPYKMERGWGVFKPLLDPSDPNTDIFIKHIIEELAAIFPDPYVHIGGDEVKPDHWLESETVLAYMQAQRLHSAVALHNHFNLKVQSLLSAHNKILMGWDEIFQPALNNAVVIQSWRGFDSLTQLTNAGHKGVLSAGFYIDQPQYTSYHYRNDPMPQQPITQQDLGHDTQWQAWQFTISRLKGSPVTGHFALATNNNQIGYVAINGRKLIAIEQLETLANVTRFDIDTWMGPVRLSFVKSQPEQSQILIGNTPYEHHISALAIVPKLEPSQFATHPKAEATKRVLGGEATIWTELVMPYNLDLRIWPRLYAIAERLWSPQSLQDEQQMYQRLKTLDQFAAQRIGLKHQAQHQQGLAALSVQGDVDALKRFSQLVEQAQYYTRHHVKYQQNLYHQLAPLAALVDFLPAESLYLRQWHLHLQTNDTPARYLTLQNAYQSWLADIPKLKTTFAQSSTLTALQPMLTQHQKSIQLGLQVLKYCQNQSRSADINALRAEIWQHTHRYGELILAVNHLTEAILDSCLMQQGTTPSIN, from the coding sequence ATGCTGCGTTTTGTACTGCTCATCATTGGCTTTTTTCACTTACCCGCTTGGGCAGCCAAATCTAATTTGCACCTGATGCCCTACCCGCACAGTATCACATTAGAAGAAGGGACATTTGACGCCAGTATGCCTTTGCGTGTATACCTGCCAAACTTATCAAAACAACGCAGCCAGTACCTTAAACGACAACTCAGAGACACCTTCAGTAATATACGCTTCACGCAAAAGATGGGCCGAGCTGATATCATTTTTGACATCACGGGCACTTCAGCACTGCACCCGAGTATAAATCAAAACGAAAGCTACCAATTAGCCATCACCCCCAAAGGCATCAAGATCCATGCTTCTCAATATTGGGGGATCAACTATGCGTTGCAAACACTCAGGCAATTAGCCTATCAGTTTCCAAGCCAGATCCCCGCGATGATCATTGATGATACACCTCGATTTGCATGGCGAGGATTAATGATCGACAGTGCCCGACATTTTATCCCGCTCGATGATATTAAGCGCCAGATTAATGGCATGGTATCTGCCAAACTCAATGTTTTGCATTGGCACCTCACCGATGATCAAGGCTGGCGCTTTGCTAGTGTTAATTACCCTAAACTACAACAACTTGCCTCCAATAATCAGTACTACACCCAAGCCGAAATGACCGAGATAGTTGCCTATGCCAGCGTCCGTGGGATCCGCGTGATCCCTGAAATTGATCTGCCCGGCCACGCCTCTGCACTGGCAGTGGCTTACCCCGAACTCATGGCCAACCCAGGTCCCTATAAAATGGAGCGCGGTTGGGGCGTATTCAAACCCTTACTTGATCCCAGTGATCCCAATACTGATATCTTCATTAAACATATCATCGAGGAACTTGCTGCTATCTTTCCTGATCCCTACGTGCATATCGGTGGTGATGAAGTCAAACCCGATCATTGGCTAGAAAGCGAAACTGTTTTGGCGTATATGCAGGCACAAAGACTCCATTCAGCCGTTGCATTACACAACCATTTCAACCTCAAAGTACAATCACTGCTGAGCGCCCACAACAAAATACTGATGGGCTGGGATGAGATCTTTCAACCAGCACTTAACAATGCCGTGGTGATCCAATCTTGGCGCGGGTTTGATTCCCTAACTCAATTAACCAATGCGGGACATAAAGGCGTCCTGTCTGCGGGTTTTTACATCGACCAACCTCAGTACACCAGCTATCACTACCGCAATGATCCAATGCCACAGCAACCCATCACACAACAGGACCTAGGTCACGATACACAATGGCAGGCATGGCAATTTACTATCTCTCGGCTCAAGGGCTCGCCAGTCACAGGTCACTTTGCGTTAGCGACGAATAACAACCAAATTGGCTATGTGGCCATCAATGGCCGTAAATTAATCGCAATAGAGCAACTGGAAACACTCGCCAATGTCACACGTTTTGACATTGACACTTGGATGGGTCCGGTACGCCTTAGCTTTGTTAAAAGCCAACCTGAACAAAGTCAAATATTAATTGGCAATACGCCTTACGAACATCACATCAGCGCACTTGCGATCGTGCCTAAACTAGAGCCTTCGCAATTTGCAACCCACCCCAAAGCAGAGGCAACTAAGCGCGTACTCGGTGGTGAGGCAACCATATGGACTGAACTGGTTATGCCCTATAATCTTGATCTCAGAATTTGGCCAAGACTCTATGCAATCGCAGAGCGACTCTGGTCACCGCAAAGCTTACAAGATGAGCAACAGATGTATCAGCGCTTAAAAACACTGGATCAGTTTGCTGCTCAACGTATTGGCCTCAAACATCAAGCTCAACACCAGCAGGGACTGGCAGCGCTGAGTGTTCAAGGCGATGTTGACGCACTTAAACGCTTTAGCCAACTGGTCGAGCAAGCTCAGTATTACACCCGCCATCATGTCAAATATCAGCAAAACCTCTACCACCAGCTAGCCCCCTTAGCTGCCTTAGTTGATTTTCTCCCCGCAGAGAGCCTGTATTTGCGTCAGTGGCACCTGCACTTGCAAACAAACGACACGCCAGCGCGTTATTTAACACTGCAAAATGCGTATCAAAGTTGGTTAGCGGATATCCCCAAACTCAAGACCACATTTGCGCAATCAAGTACTTTGACAGCACTGCAGCCTATGCTGACACAACACCAAAAAAGCATTCAACTTGGTCTGCAAGTGTTAAAGTACTGCCAAAACCAATCACGCAGTGCTGATATCAATGCACTGCGTGCTGAGATTTGGCAACACACTCACCGTTACGGCGAGCTCATTTTAGCGGTGAATCATTTAACCGAAGCCATATTAGATAGTTGCTTGATGCAACAAGGCACGACGCCTTCGATAAACTAA
- a CDS encoding trypsin-like serine protease — protein sequence MKGTTHSFKNAMRHTLLAVGIVASLPAFAFDDIQPNIVGGMPADTAEWPFYTQILRSNGTTAFCGGSYIGDGYVLTAAHCVRNRTASELNVKVAGFILGGSDGDRIAVEQVHMHPNYNNSTLHNDIAVLKLTRVPTQGASVTLAQSSIDYYAREGDLLTVAGLGRLQEGGTRPTNLYEVNVPLVSDAVCRQTGGHYSNVGATEFCAGYPQGQKDSCNGDSGGPIVIQSGGQTVQLGIVSWGVGCARPDNYGVYADVSVYDQWIESIKNGTVPVQVGYQEQTTLADFVVGDTVRHTFTITNTGSPTFTFNQLNVAALGVTSNLVTTVDTCSASTLTQNQNCKVSVEFSAATPGLAQTTLTFKVDGSTTTYVARVFATATDGSNVCNGTWDANTVYVRPDRVTYRGSEYEARYWTRGDIPSESGLYGAWKLIGNDPTCVK from the coding sequence ATGAAAGGAACAACACACTCATTTAAAAATGCAATGCGACACACACTATTGGCAGTAGGTATTGTGGCCAGTTTACCCGCTTTCGCATTTGATGATATTCAGCCCAACATTGTAGGAGGTATGCCCGCAGACACCGCAGAGTGGCCATTTTATACTCAAATTTTACGCTCAAATGGCACAACCGCTTTTTGTGGTGGTAGTTATATTGGTGACGGTTATGTGCTAACTGCCGCACACTGTGTGCGTAACAGAACGGCAAGCGAGTTAAATGTTAAAGTCGCGGGCTTTATTCTTGGCGGCAGCGATGGTGATCGAATTGCGGTTGAGCAAGTGCATATGCATCCTAATTATAATAACTCGACACTGCACAATGACATTGCTGTGTTAAAGCTGACTCGAGTCCCAACTCAGGGCGCTAGCGTGACACTTGCACAATCTTCTATTGATTACTACGCACGTGAAGGTGACTTACTCACCGTAGCAGGCCTTGGCCGCTTGCAAGAAGGTGGTACACGTCCAACTAATTTATATGAAGTCAACGTACCATTGGTTTCTGACGCTGTTTGTCGTCAAACTGGAGGCCACTACAGCAATGTTGGCGCCACGGAATTCTGCGCAGGTTACCCTCAAGGCCAAAAAGACTCATGTAATGGCGACAGTGGTGGCCCGATTGTGATTCAATCAGGTGGCCAGACCGTTCAACTTGGTATAGTAAGCTGGGGTGTAGGATGTGCTCGTCCTGACAATTATGGTGTTTACGCAGACGTTTCAGTATACGACCAATGGATCGAGTCAATCAAAAATGGGACAGTTCCGGTACAGGTTGGCTATCAAGAGCAAACGACACTAGCTGATTTCGTGGTTGGCGATACAGTAAGACATACCTTTACCATCACTAATACTGGCAGCCCAACATTTACCTTTAATCAACTGAATGTCGCTGCATTAGGTGTCACGAGCAACTTGGTGACTACGGTAGATACGTGCTCTGCAAGCACACTGACACAAAACCAAAACTGTAAGGTAAGTGTCGAGTTTAGCGCTGCAACACCTGGCCTTGCACAAACAACATTAACTTTTAAAGTGGACGGCAGCACAACCACATACGTCGCACGTGTTTTTGCTACTGCAACAGATGGTTCTAACGTGTGTAATGGCACGTGGGACGCAAATACCGTGTATGTCAGACCAGATCGTGTCACTTACCGTGGCTCTGAGTATGAAGCGAGATATTGGACTCGCGGCGATATCCCAAGTGAATCAGGCCTTTATGGTGCTTGGAAGTTAATCGGCAACGATCCTACTTGCGTAAAATAA